A genomic window from Cotesia glomerata isolate CgM1 linkage group LG7, MPM_Cglom_v2.3, whole genome shotgun sequence includes:
- the LOC123269718 gene encoding uncharacterized protein LOC123269718, whose protein sequence is MEVNAVIELFRRSEEKYGAKISNYIGDGDSKTYGNLVKAKPYGENFIIHKKECVGHVQKRMGKRLRDLVNKIVEQKVVKTGKNAGKTRQSKLLGGKEKLTGKVIDNLSRYYGAAIRHNCDSLEGMKNAVWATFYHQQSIDDYPQHHKCMSGENSWCSYQKALATTGVENFNHYYTPLPQDKGVLEVLLKMHIQ, encoded by the exons ATGGAAGTAAATGCTGTCATCGAACTGTTTCGCCGATCAGAAGAAAAATACGGAGCGAAAATCAGCAACTATATTGGAGACGGAGATAGTAAAACTTACGGCAATTTAGTAAAAGCTAAACCTTatggtgaaaattttattatacataaaaaagAATGTGTAGGTCACGTGCAAAAAAGAATGGGTAAACGTCTACGTGAtctagtaaataaaattgttgaacaAAAAGTTGTAAAAACCGGAAAAAATGCTGGTAAAACAAGACAAAGTAAATTACTCGGTGGCAAAGAAAAGCTCACTGGAAAAGTCATTGATAATTTGAGTCGATACTACGGAGCAGCAATCAGACATAATTGTGATTCTTTAGAAGGAATGAAAAATGCAGTCTGGGCAACGTTCTACCACCAGCAGTCAATAGACGATTACCCTCAACACCATAAGTGTATGAGCGGTGAGAACTCGTGGTGTTCGTATCAAAAAGCTTTGGCCACAACAGGAGTGGAAAATTTCAATCATTACTATACTCCACTTCCACAAGAT AAAGGTGTCTTGGAGGTTTTACTCAAAATGCACATTCAATGA